Proteins encoded by one window of Elaeis guineensis isolate ETL-2024a chromosome 12, EG11, whole genome shotgun sequence:
- the LOC105054569 gene encoding histone deacetylase complex subunit SAP18 — MAGVAEVQNRQARPMPPAQPRGPPPPARPRFEPVDREKTCPLLLRVFTKIGGHHPNEDFAVRGKEPKDEVQIYTWKDATLRELTDLVKEVVPAARKRDSKLSFAFVYPDKNGRFVVRPVGMTYSYGNGRRMDDVKTLAELSFQIGDYLSVAIL, encoded by the exons ATGGCTGGAGTGGCTGAGGTACAGAATAGGCAAGCAAGACCCATGCCACCTGCTCAGCCCAGGGGCCCTCCCCCACCTGCTCGCCCTCGCTTTGAGCCTGTTGATCGTGAGAAG ACTTGCCCACTTTTGCTTCGAGTTTTCACTAAG ATTGGTGGCCATCATCCCAATGAAGACTTTGCTGTGAGAGGAAAGGAACCGAAAGATGAGGTTCAGATATATACATGGAAGGATGCTACACTACGCGAGCTCACTGACCTT GTCAAAGAGGTTGTTCCTGCAGCAAGGAAAAGAGATTCAAAACTCTCTTTTGCATTCGTATATCCTGACAAGAATGGTCGTTTTGTTGTGAGGCCG gTGGGGATGACCTATTCATATGGAAATGGAAGACGAATGGATGACGTGAAGACACTAGCAGAACTCAGCTTTCAG attggaGATTACTTGAGTGTTGCGATCCTCTAG